In Xanthomonas theicola, a single genomic region encodes these proteins:
- a CDS encoding SDR family NAD(P)-dependent oxidoreductase yields the protein MDNSASVAPPRTGNATYGSLHGRRVFITGGGSGIGAALVEAFAGQGAQVAFIDIAEQASAALAERLAAAGLGRPWWRRCDVTDVPALQAALGEAAAALGDFHVLLNNVGSDDRHTLEAVTPAYWDHRVAINQRAAFFAIQAAVPGMQRLGGGSIINLGSTGWQTKTGGYPVYATAKSSVNGLTRGLARELGATRIRINVLTPGWVMTERQIALWLDEAGERELARNQCLPDKVMPEDIARMALFLASDESRAITAQEFVVDAGWS from the coding sequence ATGGACAACTCGGCAAGTGTGGCCCCTCCCCGCACCGGCAATGCAACCTACGGCAGCCTGCACGGGCGCCGCGTCTTCATCACCGGCGGCGGCTCGGGCATCGGCGCGGCCCTGGTCGAGGCGTTCGCCGGACAGGGCGCGCAGGTCGCCTTCATCGACATCGCCGAACAGGCCAGCGCGGCGCTGGCCGAGCGGCTGGCCGCGGCCGGCCTGGGCCGGCCGTGGTGGCGCCGCTGCGACGTCACCGATGTGCCCGCGCTGCAGGCGGCGCTGGGCGAGGCCGCTGCCGCGCTGGGCGATTTCCACGTGCTGCTCAACAATGTCGGCAGCGACGACCGGCATACGCTGGAGGCGGTGACCCCGGCGTACTGGGATCACCGCGTGGCGATCAACCAGCGCGCCGCGTTCTTCGCCATCCAGGCGGCGGTGCCGGGCATGCAGCGGCTCGGCGGCGGCTCGATCATCAACCTCGGTTCCACCGGCTGGCAGACCAAGACCGGCGGCTATCCGGTCTACGCCACCGCCAAGTCCTCGGTGAACGGGCTGACCCGCGGCTTGGCGCGCGAACTGGGCGCGACGCGGATCCGCATCAACGTGCTGACTCCGGGTTGGGTGATGACCGAGCGCCAGATCGCGCTGTGGCTGGACGAGGCCGGCGAGCGCGAACTGGCGCGCAACCAGTGCCTGCCGGACAAGGTGATGCCCGAGGACATCGCGCGCATGGCGCTGTTCCTGGCCTCGGACGAATCGCGCGCGATCACTGCGCA
- a CDS encoding IlvD/Edd family dehydratase, with amino-acid sequence MGSPTKPVRRSQAWFGREGKQGFYYRSWLKSAGHPHDMFDGRPVIGICNTWSELTPCNGHLRELAEHVKRGVYEAGGFPLEFPVMSLGETQMRPTAMLFRNLASMDVEESIRANPLDGVVLLMGCDKTTPSLLMGAASVDLPTIGLSGGPSLSGNWRGQPLGSGTGVIQMSEMVRAGTLTQDEFVEAEACMQRSKGSCMTMGTASTMASMVEALGLSLPESAAIPAVDARRARLARLSGRRIVQMVEEDLRMSQVLTRRAFENAIKVNAAIGGSTNAVIHLLAIAGRLGVPLRLDDWDQLGSRLPCLVNLKPSGQYLMEDFYYAGGLPAVMRELGAELDLDAPTVNGRTLGQNVAQAPCWNREVIHALDTPFREHAGIAVLRGNLAPDGAVIKPSAASPHLLRHRGRAVVFESIEDMKARIDDAALDIDADCIMVLKNCGPRGYPGMAEVGNMPLPPKLLRAGVTDMVRISDARMSGTAYGTVVLHASPEAATGGALALVRDGDIIELDVPGRSLHLEVSDEELLRRRSQWTPLPPPERGWSKLYVEHVQQAHLGADLDFLVGGSGDRVGRDSH; translated from the coding sequence ATGGGCTCACCCACCAAACCGGTCCGCCGCAGCCAGGCGTGGTTCGGGCGCGAAGGCAAGCAAGGGTTCTACTACCGCAGCTGGCTCAAGAGCGCAGGCCACCCGCACGACATGTTCGACGGGCGCCCGGTGATCGGCATCTGCAACACCTGGTCGGAGCTGACCCCGTGCAACGGCCACCTGCGCGAACTCGCCGAGCACGTGAAGCGCGGCGTCTACGAGGCCGGCGGGTTCCCACTGGAATTCCCGGTGATGTCGCTGGGCGAGACGCAAATGCGGCCCACCGCGATGCTGTTCCGCAACCTGGCCAGCATGGACGTGGAGGAGTCGATCCGCGCCAATCCGCTGGACGGCGTGGTGCTGCTGATGGGTTGCGACAAGACCACCCCCTCGCTGCTGATGGGCGCGGCCAGCGTGGACCTGCCGACCATCGGCCTGTCCGGCGGCCCGTCGCTGTCGGGCAACTGGCGCGGGCAGCCGCTGGGCTCGGGCACCGGCGTGATCCAGATGTCGGAGATGGTCCGCGCCGGCACCCTGACCCAGGACGAGTTCGTCGAGGCCGAAGCCTGCATGCAGCGCTCCAAGGGCAGCTGCATGACCATGGGCACCGCCTCGACCATGGCCAGCATGGTCGAAGCGCTGGGCCTGTCGCTGCCGGAGAGCGCGGCCATCCCCGCCGTCGATGCGCGCCGCGCGCGGCTGGCGCGGCTCAGCGGCCGGCGCATCGTGCAGATGGTCGAGGAGGACCTGCGCATGTCGCAGGTGCTGACCCGGCGCGCGTTCGAGAACGCGATCAAGGTCAACGCCGCGATCGGCGGCTCCACCAACGCGGTGATCCACCTGCTGGCCATCGCCGGGCGCCTGGGCGTGCCGCTGCGCCTGGACGACTGGGACCAACTGGGCTCGCGGCTGCCATGCCTGGTCAACCTGAAACCGTCCGGCCAGTACCTGATGGAAGACTTCTACTACGCCGGCGGGCTGCCGGCGGTGATGCGCGAACTCGGCGCCGAACTGGACCTGGACGCCCCCACCGTCAACGGCCGCACCCTCGGCCAGAACGTGGCGCAGGCGCCGTGCTGGAACCGCGAGGTGATCCATGCGCTGGACACCCCGTTCCGCGAACACGCCGGCATCGCCGTGCTGCGCGGCAACCTCGCCCCCGACGGCGCGGTGATCAAGCCCTCGGCCGCCTCGCCGCACCTGCTGCGGCACCGCGGCCGCGCGGTGGTGTTCGAGAGCATCGAGGACATGAAGGCGCGCATCGACGACGCGGCCCTGGACATCGACGCCGACTGCATCATGGTGCTGAAAAACTGCGGCCCGCGCGGCTACCCGGGCATGGCCGAGGTCGGCAACATGCCGCTGCCGCCGAAGCTGCTGCGCGCCGGCGTCACCGACATGGTGCGCATCTCCGACGCGCGCATGAGCGGCACCGCCTACGGCACCGTGGTCCTGCACGCCTCCCCCGAGGCCGCCACCGGCGGCGCCCTGGCGCTGGTGCGCGACGGCGACATCATCGAACTGGACGTGCCCGGGCGCTCGCTGCACCTGGAGGTCAGCGACGAGGAACTGCTGCGCCGGCGCAGCCAATGGACCCCGCTGCCGCCCCCCGAGCGCGGCTGGAGCAAGCTGTACGTGGAGCACGTGCAGCAGGCCCACCTGGGCGCCGACCTGGATTTCCTGGTCGGCGGCAGCGGCGACCGCGTGGGCCGCGATTCGCACTGA